TCAATAAACCTTCAGGATCGAACGGAATGCTGTCCTTTTTATAAATATGCCCCAATCCCAGAACCGACATATCGAAGCGGGTAACGGCATTGGAAGCCATTTCGAGTTGGGCGCCGGGTTGCCCGAAAATGTAAAGGATAGCCCAATACGCCAGCAAAATAACGCCCGAAATAATTAAGGCCGTTTTTTCTGACAGGTAATAAAATATAATTGATGCAAAGAAATAGGCCAGTGCAATGCGCTGAAGGACGCCCATTATACGGGTTTGGTCAATGGGTTTCCACATAAAATGCCCATCGGCACCAAAAGTGAAAAACGGGAACCAGTACATGAGATAACCCAACAGGAAAATAATTACAGTTCGTTTTACAATTTTTGCCCATACCTGCGACGGCTCCATTTTTTGCATCTTCAGCATCGAAAAGCTCATGGCATTTCCAACCGCAAATAAAAAGGATGGGAACACCAAATCGGCAAGAGTAAAACCAAACCAATGGGCATGAACGAGGTATGGATACAAATGGGCTCCTGTTCCGGGAGTATTAACAATAATCATCAAAAAAATAGTGATTCCCCTGAAAACGTCAAGCGAGAGGAAACGTTGCGGTTTTTGTGTGATAGTATTTTCCATATTAATAGTTGTAATCTATTTTAGGTTGAATTTTTGTTAAAGGAATAATTTGAGCGCGGTACTTTTTGTATAACTCTTTCACAACCTGGGTTGCATTTCCCTGAGCTTCTGTTGGAAAGTCTTTGTGACTTTGTACCCAGTTCCATTCCCATTGTTTTATGTCGTCATCAAATTTCTTTTGGTCGAAATGTCCCCAGTTTTTAGTTACACTGTCGATAAATTGTATCCAGCGCGGTTTATAAAAATCGCTTAACAATCCGCTCCATTGTCGGTTGCTGTATTCGTGCAACGGGCTGTTGTCGTCTCCCCAGAGTGTAATCAGGTCGCGGGCATTCTTTTCGTACAGTGCTTTTTCTTCGGGAGTTTGTCCGCAGCTTCGGGCGTCGGCAAGCCAGGGGCCCAGCAAAAAGTCTTTGCGGGTGGCAAGCAGGCGATCCATATCATCGATCAAATCCAGAAACTGAATGCTGTATTTCCTGAAACTTTGTTTGTCGTTGTGTCTGTACGCAAGCGCCATTTGCTGTTGTACAGGCAAGGCAAAGTTCGCCAGAACCTGACGCGTGACATCTACCAAATCGTATCGAAATCCGTCGGAATTTTTGCATTCCGGAATTTGTTTCACGAATAAGTCCCAGGCAGGAAGTAGATCTTCCGGAGCATAATTCAGTTTGGTTCGTGCCCAGCGACGATAGCCTGCAAATGTAGGCCGCGCTACAATGATTGATTCGGCTCCGTCGCGTATTACTTTTCCGTTATAAACCGTTTTCACTAAAATATTCCAGGCATTCTCCAGTTCGGCGTTCGTCTCACCATAACGATTTCGGATATAGCTTTTCAGCCAGTATTGCAGGTCAATCGGTGTGTTTCGCCAGGTATTATCCATCATTAATTCATACAAAACCGGATTTTGCTCAATGCCTTCCATGGTTAAGCCAATCCCTTTCATTTGTCCCGAAGTTGTATCGTTTAGTGCTTCAGCAGGGTGCGTGGCTACATTTTCGATACGGCCAAACATGCTGATATTACCTCCGAAATTGTGCAACATGTTCCAAATCCATTGCTTGCCGTAAAATGCATGGGTGCGCTTCCATACCGGCTCAATTTCGGCAGCCAGGTCCAGAATGATCATCTTATTGTTGGGAACAGCTTCAAGCAATGCTTTTATTTGCGGAGCTTTCCAAAACTGGCGATGACTGTAAAACAACCAACCCTGCATCACCCAAACGGCGTCGGGATCGGCTTCTTTCATTCCTTCAAAAACTTTACTGCTTAATTCCGAAAGGTATTGAGGCTTGTCTGAAGGTGGTTCGTTTTCGTTAAACGTATCGGCAGAATATAAATGGTTGGTTCCGTATATTTTTTGTTGCGCTTCCAGGAATTCTTTCCCGATTTCAGCAAATAGCGGATCGTTGGCATTCAAAATGTAGGTATCGCCGAAACCGTTTCCCCAGTTGGTACGCTTTAGCTTTGCATGCGGAAAATGTTTTTTAAATGAAGCCGGAACATGGCCGGTAAATGCCGGAAGTACGGGTTTCATGCCCAGTTCGCGTTCGCGTTGCAGTATTTTCTTTTGCAAGTCGTGGTGACTTTCTTTCCAGCTCATGGGTAATGGTCCGTCCCAGCCATCGAGGTTGCCCATCCAGAACCAAGAAAAATAGGCCGGCCCACTAAAAAACGGATTCAAATCTTCATCGGTAAATCCATACGAACGATAAACTTCGTCCCAAACATAGGCTTCGCCGGTTATTGCCAACGGCATGTTGATTCCGTGCAAAGCCATCCAGTCGATCTCTTTTTCCCATCGAGCCCAGTTCCACCAGCTCATACTGTAATTGAACGTACAATAGTTCAAATAATACCGGTACTCGTAAGGCGTATCCTTATGGATAGTTCCTTCAACCTTCGGCAACTTAGCGGGCAAGTTTAGGTTGGTCCCGTTCCAGGTTACCTGGCAATGACAATAATTCTTCAGGTAATAATAAAGAGCAGAAGCGACAGAACCATCGTTATTGCCCCGCAAAACGATTTTATCGTTTTTTGATTGAATTTCAAACCAATCTTCTTCACCTTTTGACGCCTTCGTTTCAGCAATGAAATCGGAAGCATATTTCGGAATAACGCGCTTGATAAGTGCTTCTGCAGGCGACAAATCACGTTGTGTCGGAGTATCTTTTTTACATCCTGATGTTCCGCTAATAATTGCAAGAAACAGCAAAACACGTAACAGCCGTTTTTTTACAGGAAAAGATTTGTTAACCATAGTGTTTGCTTTAAATTTTGTTGTCATCCGGTTTCGATGGCGGAAGTTGGTTCTTTCCCCATGTTTCTGATGGTGTTCGTCCCATTTCAATAACCAAAGTGCCACCGGCTATAATATCGCTGTGTTCAATCCATGCTTTCTCGTAAGGTTTCCCGTTAAGTGTTACTGCTTTTATGTATTTGTTTTTATCCGACAGGTTTTTTGCTTTGATAGTAAAATCTTTCCCATCAGGTAGGTGCAGCGTTGTTTCTTTAAAATAAGGAGCGTTAATGAGGTAATACGATTGCCCGGCATTGGGATATAGGCCCATCATATGAAATGCCAGCCACGACGACATGGCACCGGAGTCATCATTCCCGGGAATTCCGTCTCTTCTGCTGTTGTAATTTGCATCGATAATCTGATGAATGCGTTCGTTGCTTAAGTCCGGTCTGCCAATCCAATGGTATAAATCGGGACTTAAAAAAGATGGTTCGTTGCCAACATTATAATACCCGTTGTCGAAAAACGTATTCAATCGTTTTAAGAAAGCCTCTTTTCCTCCCGATTTTTTGATGAGCGTAGCCACATCGTGCGGAATTGAAAGGGAATATTCCCATGAACTGGCTTCGTAAAAAATACCACACCACCAGCATACACAATTGGGCCAGTCTTGCGACAAAGGCGTATATTTCAAATAATTAATACGGCCATTATTAACACGACACTGAATACTATCCACCCACTTACCTTGCGCATCTTTCGGCATAATAAAGCCTCGCGAACCATTGTTCTCAATATCTCGCCACAGGTTTTGCCAGTTGTCCGACTGCTTAATGAAACGCCAGTATTCACCGTTTCGCTTGATTCCTTTCGCAACCATGGCTAAGCAGTAATCGTCGTAAGAGTATTCCACCGTGCGGTTTCCGGAGCGTACATAGTCAGTGGAAACATAGCCCAGGCGGTTGTAGTCGACCAAACCACCCCGGCCTTCTTTTTCCTCATTGCCACCCGGAGGATACATGGCATCTTTCAACATGGCATTGAGTGCCTCTTTGTAGTTGATGCCTTTCAGTCCTTTTACAAAAGCATCGGCAATCACAATTTCGGCATTAGAGCCGCCCTGCGTTCTTCCGTTGCAATTTCCACTTCGGGCGTCGGGCATGTAACCAACGTGTTTGTATATATCTATCAGCGCGTTAATAATAGCTACCTGGCGTTTCGGATCAAGCAAGGTTATCAGCGGGCTCGAAGACCGGTAAGTGTCCCAAATAGCGTAAAAGTCGTCGTAATACGGGCCATCGTTTTCCCAAAGAGGATTCTCTCCCGTGCGGTCAACCGGCATTAACATAGTATGGTACAATGCTGTATAAAGCATGGTTTTCTTTTCCGGCGAAGCATCTTTATCGACCTCTACACGTTGCAAAATCTTATCCCACTTTTGTTGCGTTTCGGTGAGTACTTTATCGAATTGCCAATCCGCAATTTCGTTATCAATGTTTTGTTTCGCTTTCAGGCTGCTGATAAATGAAATGCCAATTTTCATATTCAGCGATTTGTTTTTTAGATGATTGAAAAAGAGCATTGCCCCGGTTTTGCTTCCGTCGTCAACCTGCGTTGCCTGATTGGGAAAGAATTTCTGCTGTTTCCAGGTAGAAAAACTGCTGAATGGCTGGTCGAAAACAGCTGCAAAATAAACGGTATAGGCGCTGCCGTTGTTCCATCCGCCCCTGACTTTTGTGTAGCCCCGCACTTCGGTATCGGAAACTACTTCCACTTCGGAACCGACAAATTGCTGCGTTTCGCGGCCATTTTTTATGTCGGTTTCATCCAGGTATCTTCCCAAATCTATTTTTACGGCATTCTTCCCTTCCGAGCTGTATTTGAATTTGTAAAAGGCGGCTCTGTCGGACGTCGTAATTTCGGTTTTGATATTCCATTTTTTTAGCCGGACAGCGTAATAACCCAACTGAACTTTTTCATCGTCGCGAAACGATTCCTGCTTAACCGATTCGAAATTACCGGAAATGGGCATTACCGAAACATTGCCGTATTTGGCTCCTCCGCCCGTGCCACTTACATGCACCTGGCTGAATCCGTAAATGGCTTTGGTTGTATCGGCTGAATAACCACTGTTGGCATGTACATCGTTGTCGGGCCCGGGCTTAATCATTCCAAAAGGACACGAAGGTCCAATGAACACATTTCCCGGCCCTTCAGAGCCAATCAGAGGATTTACAAATTGATGGTTTTGGCTTCTTGCCTCCAATTGTAAAAGCGCGATAAAGCAAATTAAAAGAATGTATTTTATATTTTTCATAACCTTGTTTCACACAGTTATAAAGTCAATTATGTACAAGTTCCGTTGGCGGCCTGCTATTAGCCATTTCCAGTTTTAATATCCCTCCGTTTACAATATCCTCATGTGTTATTGCATACAATTTTACAGGCGCATTATTTAACTGAATCGTCCTCACAAATACATTGTCAGGGGTATTGTTGTTGCATTCGATCTCAAAGGTTTTTCCCGGATAATATTCCGGATTCAGATGAATGATGACTTTGTCGAAAATGGGGCTTCCAATCTGGTATGCCGGGTTTTCTTCTGTTCCGCCGTTCATTTGAAACAATCCAATTTTCATTAACACAGCCAGACTTCCCATTAGTCCCTGATCCTCGTCGCCATTGTATCCAACATTTTCTGATAAACCGGAAAAAAACTCTTTTTACAACCTGCCGCGACCAGAACTGGGTTAAATCGGGGCGGTTCAATTCATCAAAAATAAAAGCCGTTTGCATAGAAGGCTGATTGCCGTAATTTATCGGAATATGGCTGTATTCCGGATGAAGTTCTGCCGCATGGGAAGTTCCTGAAGTAAATCCGAGCTTTTGGGCTTCCATAAATTGGGTATTCAGTTTTCTTACCGCAATTGAATCGCCGCCCATTAAACGGGCTAATTCTTTCAGATGGTGAGGTATAAACCAGGTTGACTGGGCTGAGTTGGATTCTACGAAGCTATTTTCGTACTGGTAAGGATCAAAGTCTTCTTTCCACGTTCCATTTACATCTTTCGGAACGATCCATCCTAACAATGGATTGAAGATATTTTTGAAATTGAAGGAGCGTTTCAGAAAATAGTTATAATCGTCGTCTTTATGAAGTTTTTTTGCCAGTTGCGCCAAAGTCCAGTCCTGATACGCATATTCCAGAGTCTGTCCGGCCCCGTCTTCATGAGCACCAAAATTTTCTTTATAGGGAAGCGGGTAAGGCACATAGCCTTTTTCAATGTAAAAACTCAGTCCTCCGCCCTTATCCGTTTTATGTTCGTAACCGGATTTGCCCATGATTCCTCCCGGCAGATGATTCTTCTTTAGTGCCTGATAAATAAATTCTAAACTGTCTTTTACAATTCCTTTTTGGATGGCACTTACAATGAATGGTGTTGCCGGAGCTCCCGTCATAACAAACGTATAATTGCCACCGGAAGGTCCCCGTGGAACCAGTCCCCCATCTTTATAATATTGCATGAGCGAATGAACGAAGTCTTCCATGATTTCAGGATAAACAAGTCCCCAGAGCGTGTTAAGTGTCCATTGCGCACCCCAAAAGGCATCGGAATTGTACATGTTAAATTGGGGGTGCCCGTTC
This Prolixibacter sp. NT017 DNA region includes the following protein-coding sequences:
- a CDS encoding alpha-N-acetylglucosaminidase, encoding MVNKSFPVKKRLLRVLLFLAIISGTSGCKKDTPTQRDLSPAEALIKRVIPKYASDFIAETKASKGEEDWFEIQSKNDKIVLRGNNDGSVASALYYYLKNYCHCQVTWNGTNLNLPAKLPKVEGTIHKDTPYEYRYYLNYCTFNYSMSWWNWARWEKEIDWMALHGINMPLAITGEAYVWDEVYRSYGFTDEDLNPFFSGPAYFSWFWMGNLDGWDGPLPMSWKESHHDLQKKILQRERELGMKPVLPAFTGHVPASFKKHFPHAKLKRTNWGNGFGDTYILNANDPLFAEIGKEFLEAQQKIYGTNHLYSADTFNENEPPSDKPQYLSELSSKVFEGMKEADPDAVWVMQGWLFYSHRQFWKAPQIKALLEAVPNNKMIILDLAAEIEPVWKRTHAFYGKQWIWNMLHNFGGNISMFGRIENVATHPAEALNDTTSGQMKGIGLTMEGIEQNPVLYELMMDNTWRNTPIDLQYWLKSYIRNRYGETNAELENAWNILVKTVYNGKVIRDGAESIIVARPTFAGYRRWARTKLNYAPEDLLPAWDLFVKQIPECKNSDGFRYDLVDVTRQVLANFALPVQQQMALAYRHNDKQSFRKYSIQFLDLIDDMDRLLATRKDFLLGPWLADARSCGQTPEEKALYEKNARDLITLWGDDNSPLHEYSNRQWSGLLSDFYKPRWIQFIDSVTKNWGHFDQKKFDDDIKQWEWNWVQSHKDFPTEAQGNATQVVKELYKKYRAQIIPLTKIQPKIDYNY
- a CDS encoding GH92 family glycosyl hydrolase, whose amino-acid sequence is MKNIKYILLICFIALLQLEARSQNHQFVNPLIGSEGPGNVFIGPSCPFGMIKPGPDNDVHANSGYSADTTKAIYGFSQVHVSGTGGGAKYGNVSVMPISGNFESVKQESFRDDEKVQLGYYAVRLKKWNIKTEITTSDRAAFYKFKYSSEGKNAVKIDLGRYLDETDIKNGRETQQFVGSEVEVVSDTEVRGYTKVRGGWNNGSAYTVYFAAVFDQPFSSFSTWKQQKFFPNQATQVDDGSKTGAMLFFNHLKNKSLNMKIGISFISSLKAKQNIDNEIADWQFDKVLTETQQKWDKILQRVEVDKDASPEKKTMLYTALYHTMLMPVDRTGENPLWENDGPYYDDFYAIWDTYRSSSPLITLLDPKRQVAIINALIDIYKHVGYMPDARSGNCNGRTQGGSNAEIVIADAFVKGLKGINYKEALNAMLKDAMYPPGGNEEKEGRGGLVDYNRLGYVSTDYVRSGNRTVEYSYDDYCLAMVAKGIKRNGEYWRFIKQSDNWQNLWRDIENNGSRGFIMPKDAQGKWVDSIQCRVNNGRINYLKYTPLSQDWPNCVCWWCGIFYEASSWEYSLSIPHDVATLIKKSGGKEAFLKRLNTFFDNGYYNVGNEPSFLSPDLYHWIGRPDLSNERIHQIIDANYNSRRDGIPGNDDSGAMSSWLAFHMMGLYPNAGQSYYLINAPYFKETTLHLPDGKDFTIKAKNLSDKNKYIKAVTLNGKPYEKAWIEHSDIIAGGTLVIEMGRTPSETWGKNQLPPSKPDDNKI
- a CDS encoding glycoside hydrolase domain-containing protein, whose translation is MGSLAVLMKIGLFQMNGGTEENPAYQIGSPIFDKVIIHLNPEYYPGKTFEIECNNNTPDNVFVRTIQLNNAPVKLYAITHEDIVNGGILKLEMANSRPPTELVHN
- a CDS encoding acyltransferase family protein — protein: MENTITQKPQRFLSLDVFRGITIFLMIIVNTPGTGAHLYPYLVHAHWFGFTLADLVFPSFLFAVGNAMSFSMLKMQKMEPSQVWAKIVKRTVIIFLLGYLMYWFPFFTFGADGHFMWKPIDQTRIMGVLQRIALAYFFASIIFYYLSEKTALIISGVILLAYWAILYIFGQPGAQLEMASNAVTRFDMSVLGLGHIYKKDSIPFDPEGLLSTLPAIVNVIGGYIAGVFIQKKGKSFEGISKLLMVAFGLIALAFWWNLVFPFAKKLWTSSFVLYTIGWDLAIMAVLVYAIEIRKIKFGIEYFTIFGKNPLFIYLFSELFYVVLRMIPVNAHQDAFEWVSEQIFQQIFPGPFGALVTAFAYVMVCWLLGWWLNKKRIYIKI